A window from Apteryx mantelli isolate bAptMan1 chromosome 27, bAptMan1.hap1, whole genome shotgun sequence encodes these proteins:
- the AUNIP gene encoding aurora kinase A- and ninein-interacting protein: MMACSSHLNSGLTQSEELLGLLAAPHLPQLLLMKTRPENAGRVRCRGSAMKRKRRGSPAQQAEACDVWLDTAKLKQRQVQSFLSKPKVSHRLLERNCDGYTSVSFTQTRAASLCTKQTTISAFFSTQTDEKDKENSRLSPLILNKEHKEKGIPLAASPVKTLMFPQIEEAQKQPFRAEDKKVQIIPQHIVQKALVLQTCLPDSLLEAESHSESEASCGGKEDFFLDFTQDSEGNPILAHRNAADLFAGEAVSASNITSRKRADSWMNEEGQRDPEEKKDGLDFQPRCGANQSKKPHQLPSSNNSLIDFSEPENINPAIKRDSIWAAGFYSSPKRTAKAQPLRECNQNTGGGSAKEEWDSKNRLSSPLKQLFTQDSQGNRVISHYCQKVRSPLKDKNSTRSRLTNSPYKDCSRNATNRNVSKLGEYQLDACYDLLFTQDSEGNRVIKH, translated from the exons CCACAGCTGCTGCTCATGAAGACAAG GCCGGAAAACGCCGGGAGGGTCCGCTGTCGAGGGTCAGCCATGAAGCGCAAACGCAGAGGCAGCCCTGCGCAGCAGGCTGAGGCATGCGACGTCTGGCTGGACACTGCAAAGCTAAAGCAGCGCCAGGTACAG tcTTTCCTATCCAAGCCAAAAGTATCTCATCGACTTCTGGAAAGGAATTGTGATGGGTACACCTCAGTGTCTTTCACACAGACAAGAGCAGCTTCATTGTGCACCAAACAAACCACCATCTCCGCCTTCTTCAGTACACAAACAG atgaaaaagacaaagaaaactcCAGGTTATCTCCACTTATCCTAAATaaagaacataaagaaaaaggtattccttTGGCTGCCTCCCCTGTGAAGACCTTGATGTTTCCACAGATAGAAGAAGCCCAGAAACAACCCTTCAGAGCTGAAGATAAGAAGGTACAGATTATACCCCAGCATATTGTTCAAAAAGCACTAGTCTTGCAGACCTGTTTGCCAGACTCTTTGCTAGAAGCAGAGTCTCACAGTGAGAGTGAGGCCTCCTGTGggggaaaagaggatttcttcttAGATTTCACCCAGGATTCAGAGGGCAACCCGATCCTAGCTCACAGAAATGCAGCTGATCTATTTGCTGGAGAAGCAGTCTCTGCAAGCAACATAACTTCAAGAAAGAGAGCAGACTCCTGGATGAACGAAGAGGGCCAGCGGGacccagaggagaaaaaggatgGACTTGATTTCCAACCAAGATGTGGTGCAAACCAGAGTAAGAAACCACACCAACTGCCTAGTAGCAATAATTCTTTAATTGATTTCTCTGAGCCTGAGAATATAAATCCTGCTATAAAGAGAGACAGTATCTGGGCTGCTGGCTTTTATTCATCTCCAAAAAGAACAGCTAAAGCACAGCCTTTGAGAGAGTGCAACCAAAACACTGGTGGTGGTTCAGCTAAGGAAGAATGGGACAGTAAGAACAGACTGAGCAGTCCTTTGAAGCAATTGTTTACCCAGGATTCACAGGGGAACAGAGTAATTTCTCACTACTGCCAGAAAGTGAGATCTCCTCTAAAGGACAAAAACAGCACTAGGAGTAGGCTGACTAACTCTCCATACAAGGATTGTTCCAGGAATGCTACAAATAGGAACGTAAGCAAACTAGGGGAGTATCAGTTAGATGCATGCTACGATTTACTATTCACACAGGATTCGGAAGGGAATAGAGTTATTAAACACTGA
- the MTFR1L gene encoding mitochondrial fission regulator 1-like isoform X1 — MAADSTIPIWQNKPHGSTRSVVRRIGSTLPLKPCPRATFEVLPNVSELYLNDVPPVPTLADIVWIAADDEETYARVRSDTRPLKHKWKPSPFTVIQRNASVPNLRKQEEKLLALKKPGLPALSRTAELQDELSHLRSQIAKIVAAESASASLTPDLLSPGSSNASSPLPCFGPSFHSTTSFVISDITEEEAELETPELPSVSMLCSATSECCKPEPKDPDEEDSVSLSKASSFADMMGILKDIHRMKQNKDLNRTSMKEEDPAILIAEVLRRKFALKDEDLTMKEK, encoded by the exons ATGGCGGCGGACTCG ACAATCCCCATTTGGCAGAACAAACCGCACGGCTCAACACGCAGCGTTGTCAGGAGGATCGGGTCAACCCTTCCTCTAAAACCCTGCCCCAGAGCAACCTTTGAG GTTCTGCCAAACGTTTCAGAGCTCTATTTAAATGACGTCCCTCCAGTCCCTACCTTGGCAGACATTGTGTGGATAGCAGCAGACGATGAAGAAACATACGCCAGAGTCAG GAGCGACACTCGCCCACTGAAGCACAAGTGGAAGCCCAGTCCCTTCACTGTCATACAGCGAAATGCTTCAGTCCCCAAcctgaggaagcaggaggagaagctgcTCGCCTTGAAGAAACCTGGTTTACCAGCACTGAGTCGAACAGCTGAGCTCCAGGATGAGCTGAGTCACCTTCGGAGTCAGATAGCTAAAATAGTGGCTGCAGAGTCAG cttctgCTTCATTAACACCAGATTTATTATCTCCAGGAAGTTCAAATGCATCTTCTCCTTTACCTTGTTTTGGACCCTCTTTCCACTCTACAACTTCCTTTGTCATTAGTGATATCACAGAGGAAGAGGCAGAATTAGAAACCCCAGAGCTCCCATCAGTTTCCATGCTTTGTTCTGCAACCTCTGAATGTTGTAAACCAGAACCAAAGGATCCTGACGAGGAAGATTCTGTGTCTCTTTCGAAGGCCAGCAGTTTTGCGGACATGATGGGCATTCTTAAAGACATTCATAGGATGAAGCAGAACAAAGACTT AAACCGAACTTCAATGAAGGAGGAAGACCCTGCTATTCTTATAGCAGAAGTTTTGAGAAGAAAATTTGCCCTAAAGGATGAAGATCTAACCATGAAAGAGAAGTGA
- the MTFR1L gene encoding mitochondrial fission regulator 1-like isoform X2 has protein sequence MAADSTIPIWQNKPHGSTRSVVRRIGSTLPLKPCPRATFEVLPNVSELYLNDVPPVPTLADIVWIAADDEETYARVRSDTRPLKHKWKPSPFTVIQRNASVPNLRKQEEKLLALKKPGLPALSRTAELQDELSHLRSQIAKIVAAESASASLTPDLLSPGSSNASSPLPCFGPSFHSTTSFVISDITEEEAELETPELPSVSMLCSATSECCKPEPKDPDEEDSVSLSKASSFADMMGILKDIHRMKQNKDLTWCLITTLEAS, from the exons ATGGCGGCGGACTCG ACAATCCCCATTTGGCAGAACAAACCGCACGGCTCAACACGCAGCGTTGTCAGGAGGATCGGGTCAACCCTTCCTCTAAAACCCTGCCCCAGAGCAACCTTTGAG GTTCTGCCAAACGTTTCAGAGCTCTATTTAAATGACGTCCCTCCAGTCCCTACCTTGGCAGACATTGTGTGGATAGCAGCAGACGATGAAGAAACATACGCCAGAGTCAG GAGCGACACTCGCCCACTGAAGCACAAGTGGAAGCCCAGTCCCTTCACTGTCATACAGCGAAATGCTTCAGTCCCCAAcctgaggaagcaggaggagaagctgcTCGCCTTGAAGAAACCTGGTTTACCAGCACTGAGTCGAACAGCTGAGCTCCAGGATGAGCTGAGTCACCTTCGGAGTCAGATAGCTAAAATAGTGGCTGCAGAGTCAG cttctgCTTCATTAACACCAGATTTATTATCTCCAGGAAGTTCAAATGCATCTTCTCCTTTACCTTGTTTTGGACCCTCTTTCCACTCTACAACTTCCTTTGTCATTAGTGATATCACAGAGGAAGAGGCAGAATTAGAAACCCCAGAGCTCCCATCAGTTTCCATGCTTTGTTCTGCAACCTCTGAATGTTGTAAACCAGAACCAAAGGATCCTGACGAGGAAGATTCTGTGTCTCTTTCGAAGGCCAGCAGTTTTGCGGACATGATGGGCATTCTTAAAGACATTCATAGGATGAAGCAGAACAAAGACTT GACTTGGTGCTTAATCACAACCTTGGAAGCTTCATGA
- the SELENON gene encoding selenoprotein N produces MAGPGAAPPRLALALAALAALAAVKYYRDAEAARQQELALKSLGSEGLFLFSSLDTNNDLYLSPEEFKPIAEKLTGVAPVSELEEEETPDSSGETLSIVAKFQPLVMETMTKSKDGFLGISHVALSGLRNWTTPAAPMSVMFARQFKAFLPPKNKLDLGDPWWIIPSELNIFTGYLSNNRFYPPPPKGKEVIIHKLLNMFHPRPFVKTRFAPQGAVACIRAVSSFYYTIAFRIHAEFQLNEPPDFPFWFSPGQFTGHIILSKDSSHVREFKLFVPNNRSLNVDMEWLYGASESSNMEVDIGYLPQMELESTGPSIPSVIHDENGNVIDSRDPSGDPIQFVFEEITWQQEIPWEEAAQKLELAMYPFKKVSYLPFTQAFERAKEEKKLVHSILLWGALDDQSCUGSGRTLRETVLESSPILALLNESFISSWSLVKELEELQTNRENEFYSKLADLHLEKYNFPVEMIICLPNGTVIHHINANYFLDITSMKPEDVESSIFSFSTNFEDPSTATYLQFLKEGLQRAKPYLQT; encoded by the exons atggcggggcccggcgcggcgcctccgcgcctggCGCTGGCTCTGGCCGCCTTGGCCGCCCTGGCCGCCGTGAAGTACTACCGGGACGCCGAGGCCGCCCGGCAGCAG GAGCTGGCACTGAAGTCTCTGGGAAGCGAGgggctgtttctcttttcttctctggacACAAACAATGATCTGTACCTCAGTCCGGAGGAGTTCAAGCCGATAGCTGAGAAGCTGACAG GGGTTGCTCCCGTCTCAGAACTTGAAGAGGAGGAGACACCAGATTCAAGCGGGGAAACATTGTCCATCGTGGCTAAATTCCAGCCGTTGGTCATGGAAACGATGACAAAGAGCAAAGATGGTTTCTTAGGA ATTTCTCACGTTGCGCTGTCTGGGCTGAGGAATTGGACCACCCCAGCAGCCCCCATGAGCGTGATGTTTGCCAGGCAGTTCAAAGCCTTTCTTCCCCCAAAGAATAAACTGGATCTTGGGGATCCGTGGTGGATAATTCCTAGTGAATTAAACATCTTCACTGGGTATCTTTCCAACAACCGATTTTACCCTCCACCTCCCAAGGGCAAAGAG GTCATTATCCACAAGCTCTTGAACATGTTCCACCCGCGCCCCTTCGTAAAAACTCGCTTTGCTCCCCAGGGAGCTGTGGCCTGCATCCGAGCCGTCAGCTCCTTCTATTACACCATAGCGTTCAG GATCCACGCTGAGTTCCAGCTGAATGAGCCACCAGACTTCCCCTTCTGGTTTTCCCCAGGCCAGTTCACAGGTCACATCATCCTCTCCAAGGATTCTTCCCATGTCCGAGAGTTTAAGCTCTTTGTCCCTAATAACAG GTCTCTGAATGTCGATATGGAGTGGCTGTATGGGGCGAGTGAGAGCAGCAACATGGAAGTGGATATAGGTTACCTGCCGCAG ATGGAGCTGGAATCGACAGGGCCTTCCATCCCCTCTGTGATCCATGACGAGAATGGGAATGTGATTGATAGCAGGGATCCCTCAGGGGACCCCATTCAGTTTGTGTTCGAAGAGATAACCTGGCAGCAGGAAATCCCCTGGGAAGAGGCAGCCCAGAAGCTGGAATTGGCCATGTATCCATTTAAGAAG GTTTCCTATCTTCCCTTCACACAAGCTTTCGAgagagcaaaagaagaaaagaagctggTGCACTCGATCCTGCTGTGGGGTGCCCTGGATGACCAATCCTGCTGAG GTTCGGGGCGAACTCTCCGGGAGACCGTCCTGGAAAGTTCGCCCATCCTCGCCCTGCTGAACGAAAGCTTCATTAGCAGCTGGTCGCTGGTgaaggagctggaagagctgcag ACCAACAGAGAGAATGAGTTCTACAGCAAGCTGGCTGACCTGCACCTTGAGAAGTACAACTTCCCTGTGGAGATGATCATCTGCCTCCCCAACGGCACGGTG attcaCCATATCAATGCCAACTACTTCCTGGATATTACTTCTATGAAGCCTGAAGATGTTGAAAGTAGCATCTTTAGTTTCTCAACCAATTTTGAAGACCCTTCTACTGCAACTTACCTCCAGTTCCTGAAGGAAGGactgcaaagagcaaaaccatACCTGCAAACCTAA